From the Phycisphaerae bacterium genome, the window CACCATGGGCTTATGGCCCCAATGGCGCAGCCCGCTGGTGTGGGATGTCATCGCGGTTCTGACCTACGCGACCGTATCTCTCATCTTCTGGTATGTCGGGTTGATTCCGGATCTGGCGACTCTGCGCGATACCGCGAAGCGCAAATGGACACGTCGCATTGCAGGCATTTTTGCGCTCGGGTGGCGTGGTGCAGCCAGACACTGGCAGAATCATCAGGTCGCCTATCTCCTGCTCGCCGGACTCGCCACGCCCCTGGTGATTTCGGTGCACAGTATCGTGTCTCTCGACTTTGCCACCGCCTTCGTGCCGGGCTGGCATACGACGATCTTCCCGCCCTATTTCGTCGCGGGTGCTATCTTCTCCGGCTTCTCGATGGTTTTGACGCTCATTATTCCGGCCAGGCCACTCTTCGGGCTGAAGGGGTTGATCACAACGCGGCATCTGGACGTAATGGCCAAAGTCATGCTCACGTCGGGGCTGATCGTCGGCTATGGATACATCATCGATAACTTCACGTGCTTCTTCAGCGCTGATCGGTTCGAAATGTACATGGCGCGCGATCGCATGCTCGGCGCCTACGCCCCCGTCTATTGGGCGACATTGACCTGCAACGTGCTCATCCCTCAACTACTCTGGATTCGCTGGGTCCGTACCCGCGCCATTCCACTGTTCTTGGTTTCGCTGGCAATCAACGTCGGAATGTGGACTGAACGCTACATGATTGTCATTCAGCCACTGCATCGCGACTTCATGCCCAGCGCCTGGGGTTGGTTCTCCGCAACTTTCTGGGACTGGTCGCTGTTCATCGGAACACTTGGTCTCTTCTGCCTGGCCATGCTGCTATTCGTTCGTATTATTCCCATGCTGTCCATGTCAGAACTTCGAGAGCTTTTGCATGGCGTGAAGGGAGCGCGGCCCGACTCAGAGACGCCAGTGTCGCAGACATTCTCGGCTACATCTTCCCGCAAGAGCGACTCTCTGGATGTCGCGCGACTTTATGGGATCTGCGGCGTCTTCCGGGAGCCGGAGTCGTTGTTAAAGGCGGTCAAGAGCGCGCGCGCCAAAGGGTATCGTCGTCTGGATACATTCACGCCTTTCCCCGTGGACGACCTTCCTGACGCGCTGGGATTAAGGCGCAGTCCAGTAGCCTTGCTTGTTTTAGTGGGCGGCCTCTTCGGTGCCATTGGCACTTTCGCGACGGAGGCATACGCAGCCGTATTCGATTACCCCTGGAATATCGGCGGACGGCCATACTTCAGTTGGCCGTCCTTCATACCACTGACCTTTGAATTGGGCGTGCTGGGTGGCGCCTTGTTCGGGTTCGTTGGCATGATTCTGCTCAACGGACTACCCAAACTCTATGATCCCATATTCAACGCAAGAGGATTTGAGCGTGCCTCGCGAGACCGCTTCTTCCTGCTAGTCCAACAGGACGACCCGCAATTCGATCGCGACCGTGTGGAGCAGGATTTGTCCGCATGGAGTGCGCTCGACATCTTGCCCGTCCCTAAGGACTTCCAAGGCGAGGATACCGCGTGAGTTGCCAAGGCACAATCATAGTCGGTTCCCTTGCGGTGATGCTGGTCAGTGCTGGCTGCGATTACCAGGTTAATATGGCCAAGCAACCGCGGACAAGGACGCTTCAAGCATGCCCGGTGTTTCCGGACGGCGCATCGGCTCGACCACTCGTCGAAGGCGTCGTGAACACAGAAGGAGAGATGTTTTCGTTTTCCGTAACTTCGCCCCCGCCACCGCAGCCACCCCTTACCATGGCACTCTTGCAACGCGGACAGCAGGTCTTCAATGTGTCCTGCAAACCATGTCATGGCGCGGCGGGATACGGCGATGGCATGGTTGTCCAACGCGGCTACCCCCGCCCCCCTTCATACCATACGGCGCGGCTGCGCGACAAACCTGATGACTACATCTTTCAAGTGATCACCGACGGGCTCGGGAAAATGCCTCCATATCTAGACCAGGTACCCTCTGCCCCCGATCGATGGGCTGTCGTCGCCTACGTTCGAGCGCTTCAACTCAGCCAACACGCCCCGGTCGGCATCGTTTCACCGTCAATTCACTTCGACGCACGGCGAGAAGAAGATGTGGCACCTATTGCGCCCCAAGCGTCAACGGAGGGCGCCCATTGAATAACGCAAACGATCACAACTACGCATCGGCCTTGACGCAACGGCTGATGTTCACTGGCATTGCTGGAATGGCGCTGGCCATCGGGATCGGCCTCGCTCGGCCGAGTGCATTCTATTTTGGATACTTATGCGGCTTCCTGCTCTGGATAGGTGTCCCGCTGGGCGGTGCCGGCCTCCTGATGATACATCACCTAACCGGCGGTCGGTGGGGTTGGAGCATACGCCAGATGTTGGAAGCCGCGACGGCGTCGCTTCCCCTGATTGTTCTTGCCTTTATTCCAATCGCACTTGGCGTACGATTGCTGTATCCTTGGGTCGCACATGGCTTTCCGAACAAGCCGGACTTCGCATTTCGCGCCTGGTACCTGCAGGAAGGATTTTTCTTTGGGCGTGCGATCGTCTTCATCAGTCTCTGGGTCGTTGGAGGAGTCGTTCTACTATTTCTGACCAGGAGGGCGGCCCAATGTCGTGCTGGCGGGAGCGGTGCCCTCCAGGCGCTCTCGGCCTTGGGACTTATCCTCTATTTTCTTACCGTTAGCTTTGCCAGCATTGATTGGATACTGACTCTCGAACCGGCCTTCTATTCGAGCGTTTTTGGCTTGTATGTCATTCTGGGCCAGGCCTTGACGGCCCTGGCCGTGTTTATCGTCCTCGCCCTCACCCTGCCGTGTCCCCATGGCGCCGAGCCCCTACCTCCTGCACAGCTTAATGACTTAGGTACGCTCCTTCTGACTTTTGTGGTACTGCATA encodes:
- a CDS encoding DUF3341 domain-containing protein; its protein translation is MGASPANVGTTQVIDPKYGLGSVTDHVVDIPLQPQFAKWWLAATGIALSVTLMGLVSALWLLYWGPGVWGINIPVAWGFAILNFVWWIGIGHAGTLISAILLLFRQRWRTSINRFAEAMTLFAVMNAGLFPLMHLGRFWKFYYLVPYPDTMGLWPQWRSPLVWDVIAVLTYATVSLIFWYVGLIPDLATLRDTAKRKWTRRIAGIFALGWRGAARHWQNHQVAYLLLAGLATPLVISVHSIVSLDFATAFVPGWHTTIFPPYFVAGAIFSGFSMVLTLIIPARPLFGLKGLITTRHLDVMAKVMLTSGLIVGYGYIIDNFTCFFSADRFEMYMARDRMLGAYAPVYWATLTCNVLIPQLLWIRWVRTRAIPLFLVSLAINVGMWTERYMIVIQPLHRDFMPSAWGWFSATFWDWSLFIGTLGLFCLAMLLFVRIIPMLSMSELRELLHGVKGARPDSETPVSQTFSATSSRKSDSLDVARLYGICGVFREPESLLKAVKSARAKGYRRLDTFTPFPVDDLPDALGLRRSPVALLVLVGGLFGAIGTFATEAYAAVFDYPWNIGGRPYFSWPSFIPLTFELGVLGGALFGFVGMILLNGLPKLYDPIFNARGFERASRDRFFLLVQQDDPQFDRDRVEQDLSAWSALDILPVPKDFQGEDTA
- a CDS encoding cytochrome c, whose product is MLVSAGCDYQVNMAKQPRTRTLQACPVFPDGASARPLVEGVVNTEGEMFSFSVTSPPPPQPPLTMALLQRGQQVFNVSCKPCHGAAGYGDGMVVQRGYPRPPSYHTARLRDKPDDYIFQVITDGLGKMPPYLDQVPSAPDRWAVVAYVRALQLSQHAPVGIVSPSIHFDARREEDVAPIAPQASTEGAH